A single window of Athene noctua chromosome 1, bAthNoc1.hap1.1, whole genome shotgun sequence DNA harbors:
- the RHOU gene encoding rho-related GTP-binding protein RhoU encodes MPPQQEGEAGYIGKPVPGGCEVPPVPPRRVRSGRAAAALGAALGGRCRAAGSGAGAAAGAGAGAGAEPRRSIKCVLVGDGAVGKTSLVVSYTTNGYPTEYIPTAFDNFSAVVSVDGKPVRLQLCDTAGQDEFDKLRPLCYTNTDIFLLCFSVVSPSSFQNVSEKWVPEIRCHCPKAPIILVGTQSDLREDVKVLIELDKCKEKPVSEEAAKLCAEEIKAASYIECSALTQKNLKEVFDAAIVAGIQYSDTQQQPKKSKCRTPDKMKNLSKSWWKKYCCFV; translated from the exons ATGCCGCCGCAGCAGGAGGGCGAGGCGGGCTACATCGGGAAGCCGGTGCCCGGCGGCTGCGAGGTGCCGCCGGTGCCCCCGCGCAGGGTGCGCAGcggccgggcggcagcggcgctgggggcggcgctgggcggccGCTGCCGGGCGGCGGGCTCCGGGGCCggagccgcggcgggggccggggccggagccggggccgAGCCGCGGCGCAGCATCAAGTGCGTGCTGGTGGGGGACGGCGCCGTGGGGAAGACCAGCCTGGTGGTGAGCTACACCACCAACGGGTACCCCACCGAGTACATCCCCACCGCCTTCGACAACTTCTCCG CTGTCGTGTCTGTCGATGGCAAGCCGGTGAGACTTCAGCTCTGCGACACAGCTGGTCAG GATGAATTTGACAAGCTCAGGCCTCTGTGCTACACCAACACGGACATCTTCTTGCTATGCTTCAGTGTGGTGAGTCCCTCGTCCTTCCAGAACGTGAGTGAGAAGTGGGTTCCTGAAATCCGATGCCACTGCCCCAAGGCACCCATTATCCTGGTTGGAACCCAGTCGGACCTCCGTGAGGATGTCAAAGTTCTCATCGAGCTGGACAAGTGCAAAGAAAAGCCGGTCTCGGAGGAGGCTGCAAAGCTCTGTGCTGAGGAAATAAAAGCCGCGTCCTACATTGAGTGCTCTGCTTTGACTCAGAAAAACCTCAAGGAGGTCTTTGATGCGGCCATCGTGGCTGGTATTCAGTACTCAGATACCCAGCAGCAACCAAAGAAATCCAAGTGTAGGACTCCAGACAAGATGAAAAACCTCTCCAAATCCTGgtggaaaaaatactgctgttttgTATAG